GAAtcaatggagaaaaaaaaaaactttaacaaTTTTGCtgattttaatgaaataattcaaataaggTGGAAGAGTGAGAATAACTTTATCCTGACCTTCATTTATCTTACAATTCCCAACACTCTTGTCCCTAGGTTCCATATTAAACTCAGTATAAGAGCCTATTGCCAGTAAGTAGCTATGGTGATATTTTGTTGGGGAAGTGGTTCCTCTTCAGATTagtcacaaaagaaggggaaaaGGAGAATTTTGAGTATCTAGGCAAGAGTAAAAATTTACTGAACTGATCATTGTCATTACTCAAGCATATATAAAACAATCATTGGTCTTTCTAGCTTTAGATGTCATTTGAACACAAACCAAAGATGAAGATCATTACTAAAAGATCTTGGGTTATGGTTGAGTTCAAATGACATCTTATTGCAGATCAGAGACACTGCTCGATTCTCGTTATGGTTCATATGAACCTAAAAGCTATTACTTCACACTgattctcaatttaaaaatttaggcAAATAAGCATAGAGATGTACAAATGCAACAATCAAAGCAAAATGAGACGAGCAAAATGCCCAAGGGATAGCTCAAATTGAAAGTCAGAACTCCACTGAAACAGAAGGATCTAATACTTCAGAGCATGAAACAGCTGAAAGATAGCGAACCAAATGGAAATTGTTCATAAGTATCCtaatagaaacccaaaaatagcaTTCATCATAGCTAGTACCAAATCTTAGGACCTGATAGATAACAATCCAACAGGCTGATGCTTAAACAACTCAATCAAACAATCCACCAACAAAGTCATCCTCATCCTCTTCAGGCTCTTCCTTTTCCGCCTTTGCAGGAGCTGCTTTAGCACTAGCAGCAGGAGCAGCTGCAACAGGAGCAGCACTAGCAGCAAACTTGCTTGGGTCCTGCAAGTTGAAAAATTGTGTCTAGATATTTCAGGAAGAACGGGTTAATTAATAAATGGCATTTCAAGAATTGCAGTTAGTGCTAACCTTCAAGTACTCTTTCACTTTTTCAGCCTGTGGGTATGAGTATTCTGTTGCTATGGCAAATGACAGAACATTCTTGTACGCGTTGATGAACATGTGAGGAATAGCAGCAAGAGTAGGATAATCAAGAATCATGGAGAGACCAACAACATTTGTCAGTCCAGCAGCAAACCTAGCGACAAGATCATCATCTGTCAGTTCGAGAACTTCAGGACTGAAAACTGAGCCATTGTCATAGACAGACTGGACTATCAGGCCATAAGAGAATGGCTTAATGAGCAACTTAGACAGAAGGGCAGACTCAGATGATCCCACTTTTTCGCCTTTTTTAATAATCTCCACAGGAGTGATGATTTCAACTGTGCCTCTGTTGATCTTTGTTGGGATATTTAGTACCTAAAATTCACTGGAATGTGAGattacataaaacaagcaaaaGCATAAGCAGCATAATTAGCAAATCTTGAAACAACTGAACCTGAAAGAAACTGGTCTGGGAAGGATCAAGTCCAGTGTTTCCAGGAGGAACAACCACATCAATTGGAGCAATTAGGCCAACGCGAGCAGGTGCTCCAACCTTTTTGATCAAATGTTAAGAGTTAGAATTCTCATTCTTCAGATAAAATCAAAAACACCAAGTGAGAATTGAAAAACTTAGATCAGAATGATTGATCAGTGCATTATTAAAGGCGAAAAGAAACATATTGATCAAAGCAAAAGAGCTAGCTAGCCCTTGAATGCAAATAATTGGTTTTTGTTCTACAAGTTCATCTCAGAGACAAGTTGATTTAGCATGTAATCTCTTTACACATCCACTGATAGTATAGCACAGACCCTTTTTACCAGCAAACCAAAAACATTAATCTTGGTGATAcagaaagtaagaaaaatggaaaacaaaAAAGTAAGACATGGACATGATTTACattatgtaaatacatatacCTTGTACTTGGAAACTTCATCACTGACTTCTTTCAAATCTCCTTTGGTGAAGATCAATCCCACGTTACCCTGTTACAATATTACATATTATGGGGTTAATGCAAATCCTATTGTTGACCAATTAAATCAACTTAAACATCAATTCCCAACTAGCCAGttgaattaataatatatattctCCAACTATTCTGCTCTCTTTAGCTCCCATTGCATCGTACGTTTTGAAGTTGAAACTTGaagacttaaaattaaaatttgggtttttgaagttgtgtttggacgtgcattttacttgaaaaatatttgaatttttgttaGTAGAACTTGAAAGTATTTGAATTTAATGTCTACTACAGTGGCGGGGCTACCTTCACTCCAGGGTTTGTCTGAACCTCTTcaacggaaaattatactatttttacatggttaaaaatatttttcatgcatatatatataaaagatgttGTAATACTCTTCGACTAGTTAGTtcatatatttacttctgaatcCCTGGCTTCGCCTCTGAATTGACTAAGCAGATATTTTGAAAACAATCCAAAGTATATGGTCAAAGCTTAGACTAGCCTTTTTTGTTCCAATATAAGGAGTGACAGACAATGGTTTTAatagtacaacaacaataaattaaACTTGCCAAATTCCAGCTATAGTCCTTTCATCCCTTACCTCTTAGGGGGAAAAATAGTACCTATTTCTTTGGTCCCAAGAAACCAAAATACAGAAACAGTGATTGAAAAAGgaataggagaaaaaaaaaaaggatcatCAGACATATAAGGAAATCCCAGAatcattattactattattaaaccagagattttattcacaaaaaataaaaagaaaataaatagactTTAATAAATTTCTAGTGTGActttaaacataaaaatagaaaaacactACCTATTTCTTTTGTCACCAAggaataaacaaaacaaaataggaagacctaaaaagataaaacaatcctagaatcatataaatacaaagCCAGATCTGATTAATTCTTAGAACTCCTTTAtcctaaaaggaaaaaagaggaaATAATGAAGTTAAACTTCTATTGTGACTTTGAACATCTATTTTCCATtttttgaagataaaaaataagaacacaTATTAAGAAACTCATAAAAGACCActattaagcaaaaaaaaaaaaaatatataggaaACAGCAAAGATCCCTTTTTAGGatcaaaaatggaagaaaataagcaTCAATATTAATGAAGATTCAAGCCTAAAAACAAAACACAAGGTATTACTATATCAAACAcggaaaaaaatgaaattaaaaaaaaaaaaaacacgttATACTAAATCTCCAACTATACGCAGGGTCTAAAAAAGAACCAAAATATAGAGTCTATTATACGCGggataacaacaaaaaaaaactgcAAGGCATTCAACGAGGGAGAAACACATTATTTCCGATCTTCTCAGCatgatatttttctagattatatttagataattttaggataatattttttccatagttaacgaaaaaataagtaaaaattcatttattttcatgcaAAACGCTTCCATTTCGAAAACCAAACAGACTAACAGCAACAAATCAGTAACAACACAATATTACcataataaaaaatgcaaaaaacaatcatcaatatAACGAAGATTCAAGCTCAAAAATCACAAACCACAAGGCATTCAAAGAGGGCGAAAAACGCATAATATTTTCCCGAAAaaaattttccatggaaaacactTTCCTTCGTACCGAACGCACAAAAACCAGCAGCAACAATACAAAATCACTGTGATAAAAAatgcacaaaaaataaaataaatcatcaatatgacgAAGAAAAAGCTCAAAAAACAAACCACAAGGCATTCAACGAGTGCGAGAATGGCATTATTTCCAGTTTTCTCAGCATGAATCCTTATAGATCTCTTCATCATAGTATTTTTACCCATCAAAACAACGGAGTCGCCACGTAAACCTTTACGGATCATCTGTAGCTGATTAGAACCCACATTATCTGCACCTACAATAAGGATCTGTTGATATGTATCCAAAAGCTTACACAACTTCTTGTCATAGTTAACTTTTTTCTCTGCCTTTGTTATCTTCACTGCcattttttctttgctttttgagaagaaaatgagaggaaaatggtGAGATAATATGAAGTTTTTTTTGCTCTATGGGAAGTGTAAGGTGAATATATATGGAAAGGTGGTCAGTTTTTTTTGCTTTTGTACGTAAATGGATATACGTGTACAGaaagaaaataggaaaattaCTGAATGGGGAActtaaagttttgaaatttcaAGGAAAGGACTTAATGAGGTactatttttaaaagtttaatttctgtaaattaaataatttaggAGTAATTAGTTAGTAGTAATATTTTTGGTGTTTGGTATTCGTTTTGGAAATCACTCATTCAGAAAGGCGAGAAGAGGAGTGCACTGTTAATGTTGTATGTATATGAATGATAGTTTTATTCTCTTAATTCGAATCCAAAATATCTTATTAAATATgtagatatatttttattaaccAGATTATTTTGCACAATTTATTAAAATACATTGATAGTTATTTAGGAGTGCTTTCTTTCATGGACAAAAAAGTTAACAAACTTTTCTAACTGCAAAAGCGAAAAATATGAGGATCATGAGATTTTTATGGATGTATATGGTGAcgtggagccattttatatggtgTTATGGTTAAAATTTGTTAATTGCTTGACCTGATCAAATGGTTCTCCTTTTCTCTCGTTAATTTGTTctcaatttaattcttttatatgAAATGGGGTTTACATTTTATTCATAATTGAATCgtgaatttttatatttatattaatgtTTTATATTAAATTTGATCGAAAATGTAGGTCAAAAACTATAGTACTTGGCCACTAAAAAAATGTTTTATAATTTTGTGCTTTATTTTGAGTTAATATCTTATGCCTTAGGAAAAAGATCAACTAAGtaaattttatagtatattataaaacaaattaaattaagcatatagtaacaattttttcgattttgatcatcaatgatttttttttaggataaaaatgAATATCTCTTTTGATgtaaggaaagaaaagaaaagaaaattcacCTGCTGCAATACTAATTTACttgtcaaaattaattttttgcgATTGTTGCTTTTTGATATCATGACAATTCTAATATACTTTTCCACCAAATATTTTTACCTAGTAACTCTATCCCTTGAATATCAGGTGGTTAAAGTTGGAGCATTTTATTACGGAAAATAATGTTGTTtttatagataaatataatatttatatagtGGTGGATATACATAAGCTTGTTTCTTTTGTATggtaaaagtgaaatatcatgtTTATCTTGACTTGAGCACCCATAAAAAACAAATAGCAGTACCATCGTGTCGTATTCATGCACATTTTCATCTCACTGCTGCTTTCTCACTGGAAAACATTTTAGGGAGTActtatttctttgttgttctCGTAATTATTACTACTAGTATTAAACCTCtgttgaattatttttttcaaattcattgtAAACTTATTTGTCTATTCTTTAAATACAATATCTCACAAATTATATAGAAAATGTAAACTGCGCTAGTTAAGTCAGGTGTGATAAGCTCAACTAAAAAGGTGTTGGCAGAGGAATCGATTTCTGACCTCGCTGCACCAATTCGATCGTCGTTACTAACATATTTGTTGATTTCTATTAGTAGCAAAAtcattttctaattcttcttgaagaaaaaaaaaaaaaaggcaccaACAGTATGCACTGTGAGGCCcttctttttgttgttgttgggcCTATGTTTATGATTGGATCCTTTTCCGATTTCAATACGGTTCATTTCCTAAGTTAATTGGGCTTTCAGATTTGAGcttcttgtttatttttgtaaCTACTGGTACTGATTCTACTCATTTTGAATAAACACTTTTCACTTTTCTATAGCAAGTTTATAAAGTTGGGTAAAAGCGGTTGCAAATCAAGATCATTATTCGTTAAGTGTTCCAATTTTCCAACTCATCATAGGAAAAATTCACAAGAAAAAGACACTATTGAAGAGTGAAGATTATCTAATCGTGATGTTCGGTCCTTGAAAAAATTCAATCATTACGATTATGATTCGATATTCTGAAatttcaattctaatttatgtTGCACAATAAAGTCAATTATTATGGTTTATTCAGTTTTGATCGATTTTATGTGGTATAGCAAGTTAATATTCAATATTCATGATAACAGGCGGATTCAGAATTTCAAACTTGTGGTTCCTAAGGGCCTCTTTCCTACCACAAAGTATCCCTTGGTTTAGTTATGGGTTCcacatattaatatttataacttttgacgatttttttatgtaattttaagccTTACGATAGCGGGTGTGGGTTCTCGAAAACTCACACCTTCTACTCTATATCCGCCACTGTTCATGATTTGTTTTGACTTTGATTTATATGGGTATGTGATATAGCCATATAGTAAATCAATAATCATGATTTGTTCGACTTCAATTTATGTGAAGTGTTTTGAAAATGTCTCAAGTTTCAAATCAAATGGGCTATTAATAATTAGTGCACCAAACGTGTATAAGTTTTTGTAGGCAGAAAAATATTTGTATGGATGTTATATCAAAGAGTATTATTTGCAATGTCTATCTTTTTGTTCATCATTTGACACGTATTATTTAAGTtagatacaaatatttttttatatatctcCACAATTATAAGCCCTATTAAATCTGTAAAAGGACAAAGCCAGGTCATACGGGGCCAAAAAACAGAACTAAAGATGCTACAACTTACCTTCTTGGTACTGAATTATAAGTGCATGACATGTCCTATTGTACAAAAACCTTATCAACATTTTAACTTTTTGATCATGATGGCGAATGATCATAGGTTTGGTTATAGCTTAGATAGAAATTTcccactttgtttggatggttgttataTATGGTAGCGTATTTGTAAAGAATAAATCTTTACTTAATTTAATCTAAAAAATTAGCTTATGAAGAGAGGttgcctatttttttttttctgatgtgGGATATTTAACACTCTCCTTGTTAACTGAGGCCTGAACAATATAATATGAAACTCAACATCGGTGAATAAAAGATTTAAGATGAACCTGACTTTGATACCATGTAaacagtggcggagccaccttgTGATTAGGGGGTCATCCAAACccccttcgatgaaaaattatacaatttctatatagtgaaaattcttttttatatatatataattgatgttgacccccttcgactagttcgtgTGGCTATGTTTTTTGATTTTGAACCCCCTTAGTAAAAATTTTGGCTCCGCCACTACATGTAAAGGATATAtcttgagcctaactcaacctcaaaagcaaGTTGAGAGGATTACCCAAGTTCGTATAAGAAGACCAATTATCTATTCTTTTTTCGATATGAGATACTCAACAATAttgttattataaatattatatttattttgtatgttgCTTAAAATATGTTTGCATTATATTATAGTTATTAATTTGGTGAGATCGCATGTTatcttatatttttctatttagctttatttattatttaataagtttatttatccttcttctcactttatattataattacttCATCCCTATTCtacttttttactaaatttattcttcaaattattaataTATGTGATAATATATTGACAaaacatataatttatttaaatattatatttattaaaataatacaccaCAATACAATATAACTAACATACAACATAAATAAAGTATGAAATCACACCTAACAATCATCAACAACCGTGTAAATCTTTAGGTGATGAAGCTCATCCTTGTCAAGTGAAATCCGAGGTAATAAAAAAACGATAAGGTCTTGCCACGTGGTTGAAACTTTCGAATACCTCCTTTTTGATAatctatttattaatatattttagtgCCACGCATCATTGTGCTCCTCTAAGGTCACTGTTTTCAAGTAAAAATCTAGGAGCCGTATTAAGTTGTTACTATTACTCATTGAACTCCATATAATAATACTAGTGAACTAATTTACCAAATTCTCTTGCGTGTTCAATTATACCACCTACTTGTTAACCAATAGCTAATGTTGATTTACATTAATTAGGGGTATCAAAAGAAGTTGGGGAGCAATATCTGATCATCAAATTAAAGTATGGCAACAACTAAGGTGTACGTAGTGTAAGTGATCAAATCCTTATTGAATTTATTGAATTGAATTCTTCTCTGTGTTTATGGATCTTttgttttattaatttgaaatttgaatggGGTAGGTATTACTCACTTTATGGCCATGTGGAGACTATGGCAAGAGAAATACAACGCGGAGTTAATTCGGTCAACGGCGTCG
The Capsicum annuum cultivar UCD-10X-F1 chromosome 6, UCD10Xv1.1, whole genome shotgun sequence DNA segment above includes these coding regions:
- the LOC107875483 gene encoding 60S acidic ribosomal protein P0; the encoded protein is MAVKITKAEKKVNYDKKLCKLLDTYQQILIVGADNVGSNQLQMIRKGLRGDSVVLMGKNTMMKRSIRIHAEKTGNNAILALVECLVGNVGLIFTKGDLKEVSDEVSKYKVGAPARVGLIAPIDVVVPPGNTGLDPSQTSFFQVLNIPTKINRGTVEIITPVEIIKKGEKVGSSESALLSKLLIKPFSYGLIVQSVYDNGSVFSPEVLELTDDDLVARFAAGLTNVVGLSMILDYPTLAAIPHMFINAYKNVLSFAIATEYSYPQAEKVKEYLKDPSKFAASAAPVAAAPAASAKAAPAKAEKEEPEEDEDDFVGGLFD